A genomic window from Syngnathus typhle isolate RoL2023-S1 ecotype Sweden linkage group LG18, RoL_Styp_1.0, whole genome shotgun sequence includes:
- the dnajb12b gene encoding dnaJ homolog subfamily B member 12b translates to MEVNRDEAERCIDIAAAALGNDQPDKARRFLEKAQRLFPTEKARVLLKLISKNGFTPRHADLNGDSGPRPRQNQSDGSRGEEKPSETSNSYTAEQMDSVRRIKKCKDFYEILGVQKDASEDELKRSYRKLALKFHPDKNHAPGATDAFKAIGNAYGVLSNANKRRHYDSCGEEKRHPSRQAEANFDADISPEDLFNMFFGGGYPASSNHAYTTGRMRQQRPQRRERPRDGGLALFVQVMPILILVIVSALSQIMVKSPVYSLSYRPSAGHTQKRLTENLKVAYYVAEHFPKDVTDGNLKHLEQTVEDDYISNLRNNCWKEKQQKEGMLYRARYFGDTDLYQRAQRARTPSCAKLSEITASVHG, encoded by the exons ATGGAGGTGAACCGGGATGAGGCGGAGCGGTGCATCGACATCGCCGCTGCGGCGCTGGGCAACGACCAGCCGGACAAGGCGAGGAGATTCCTGGAGAAAGCCCAGAGGCTCTTCCCCACCGAGAAGGCGAGGG TGCTACTgaagctcatctccaagaatgGCTTCACACCCAGACATGCGGACTTGAATGGAGACTCAGGACCTCGTCCACGACAGAACCAAAGTGACGGTAGCAGAGGTGAAGAGAAACCCTCTGAAACTTCAAATTCCTACACCGCAGAGCAGATGGATTCTGTGCGAAG GATCAAGAAATGCAAAGATTTCTACGAGATCCTCGGCGTACAGAAGGACGCCTCTGAGGACGAGCTCAAAAGATCATATCGGAAGCTGGCCTTAAAATTCCATCCAGATAAGAATCATGCTCCCGGTGCAACGGATGCATTTAAAG CCATCGGGAACGCGTACGGCGTGTTGAGCAACGCAAACAAAAGACGACATTATGACTCGTGCGGTGAGGAGAAGCGGCATCCTTCCCGACAGGCAGAAGCCAACTTTGACGCGGATATTTCTCCTGAGGACCTCTTCAACATGTTCTTCGGAGGAGGTTATCCAGCAA GTAGTAACCACGCATACACAACCGGGAGGATGCGTCAACAGAGGCCACAAAGAAGAGAGCGACCACGAGAC GGGGGCCTCGCCCTCTTTGTGCAAGTCATGCCCATCCTCATCCTGGTTATCGTGTCAGCTCTCAGCCAAATCATGGTCAAAAGTCCCGTCTACAGCCTCAGCTATCGCCC GTCAGCAGGCCACACACAAAAGCGGCTGACGGAAAACCTGAAAGTGGCCTACTATGTGGCAGAGCACTTTCCCAAAGATGTCACCGATGGGAATCTCAAGCACTTGGAGCAGACGGTGGAGGACGATTATATCTCCAACCTGCGTAACAATTGCTGGAAGGAGAAACAGCAAA AGGAAGGCATGCTCTACCGAGCACGCTATTTCGGTGACACCGATCTGTACCAGAGGGCGCAGAGGGCTCGAACGCCGAGCTGCGCCAAGCTGTCAGAGATCACCGCGTCCGTACACGGCTGA
- the ddit4 gene encoding DNA damage-inducible transcript 4 protein, producing the protein MHSSASNVQTGSLPPSPVDSSPRRLSWGNLVQRLTDSMESRSNNSSRSDLSDSASDLSEEDLFYDPTEEAVLKKVVELIERSLREAKDSACALRCAKLLIPDRLLERIGGELLHLAASEPCGLRGALVDLCVERGALCESVAQLSADPYLVPTFQLTLVLRLESGGLWPKIQGLFNSKVPAGRQAIKLSTGFRVIKKKLYCSEDLLIEEC; encoded by the exons ATGCATTCGAGTGCCTCAAACGTGCAAACCGGCAGCTTGCCCCCGTCTCCGGTGGACAGCAGTCCCAGGAGGCTATCTTGGGGCAACCTGGTGCAAAGACTGACTGACAGTATGGAGTCCAGgtccaacaacagcagcaggagCGACCTCTCTGACTCGG CGTCTGACCTGTCAGAGGAGGATCTTTTCTATGACCCCACCGAGGAGGCCGTCTTGAAGAAGGTGGTGGAGCTGATCGAACGAAGCCTGCGCGAGGCAAAGGACTCGGCGTGCGCCCTGCGCTGCGCCAAGCTCCTCATCCCCGACCGGCTCCTGGAGCGTATTGGGGGCGAACTCCTGCACCTGGCGGCCAGCGAGCCGTGCGGCCTGCGTGGCGCCCTGGTGGACCTGTGCGTGGAGCGGGGGGCACTGTGCGAGAGCGTGGCGCAGCTCTCGGCGGACCCCTACCTGGTGCCCACCTTTCAACTGACTCTGGTGCTTAGGCTAGAGTCCGGTGGGCTGTGGCCCAAGATCCAAGGACTTTTTAATTCCAAAGTGCCAGCGGGAAGACAAGCCATCAAGCTGAGCACCGGATTCCGCGTCATCAAGAAAAAACTGTACTGTTCCGAGGATCTGCTGATTGAGGAATGCTGA
- the scd gene encoding acyl-CoA desaturase: MTEEGEQTEKQQQQQPASCNGSPMEASCTEDAFDHTYEEKQGPKPPTTIVWRNVVLMTLLHIGALYGVLLIPSASLSTLLWSTLCFVISALGVTAGAHRLWSHRSYKATLPLKIFLAMANSMSFQNDIYEWARDHRVHHKYSETDADPHNAVRGFFFAHIGWLLVRKHPDVIEKGRKLELHDLLADKVVMFQRNHYKKSVLLMCFMVPMFVPWYFWGESLWVAYFVPALLRYTLVLNATWLVNSAAHMWGNRPYDQSINPRENKFVTFSAIGEGFHNYHHTFPYDYATSEFGVKMNLTTCFIDLMCLLGLAKDRKRVTHEMVLARVQRTGDGSSRSG; this comes from the exons ATGACGGAGGAGGGGGAGCAAACGGagaagcaacaacaacaacagcccgCATCCTGCAACGGCTCTCCGATGGAGGCCTCCTGCACGGAAGACGCGTTCGACCACACATACGAAGAGAAGCAAGGCCCCAAGCCGCCGACGACCATCGTATGGAGGAACGTCGTCCTCATGACCCTGTTGCATATAGGCGCGCTGTACGGCGTTCTCCTCATCCCCAGCGCCAGTCTCTCTACGCTGCTCTGGT CCACACTCTGCTTTGTGATAAGTGCTTTAGGAGTGACGGCAGGTGCTCACCGCCTGTGGAGTCACAGGTCCTACAAGGCCACTCTACCTTTAAAGATCTTCCTGGCCATGGCCAACTCCATGTCCTTTCAG AACGACATCTACGAGTGGGCTCGCGACCACAGGGTCCACCACAAGTACTCTGAAACGGACGCCGACCCTCACAACGCCGTGCGCGGCTTCTTTTTCGCCCACATCGGCTGGCTGCTGGTGCGCAAACACCCCGATGTCATCGAGAAGGGACGCAAGCTGGAGCTTCATGACCTGCTGGCCGACAAGGTGGTCATGTTTCAGAGGAA TCACTACAAGAAGTCAGTGCTGCTCATGTGCTTCATGGTGCCCATGTTCGTGCCTTGGTACTTTTGGGGCGAGTCCCTGTGGGTGGCCTACTTTGTGCCGGCGTTGCTGCGCTACACACTAGTGCTCAACGCTACCTGGCTGGTCAACAGCGCCGCGCACATGTGGGGCAACCGGCCGTACGACCAGAGCATCAACCCCCGGGAGAACAAGTTTGTCACGTTCAGCGCCATAG GAGAAGGATTTCACAACTACCACCACACCTTCCCGTACGACTATGCCACCAGCGAGTTCGGCGTCAAGATGAACCTGACCACCTGCTTCATCGACTTGATGTGCCTCCTGGGCCTCGCCAAGGACCGCAAACGAGTGACCCACGAGATGGTGCTGGCGAGAGTGCAGCGTACGGGCGACGGCAGCTCCCGCAGTGGCTAA